The following proteins are co-located in the Frigidibacter mobilis genome:
- the ugpB gene encoding sn-glycerol-3-phosphate ABC transporter substrate-binding protein UgpB, with protein sequence MIRTVTVSSLALMASLSAAEARTELQWWHAMGGELGAKLEEIVAGYNASQDEYTVIPSFKGTYPETMTAAIAAFRAKEQPAIVQVFEVGTGTMMAAKGAVYPVYQLMADMGEPFDPSAFLSSVVGYYTDTEGNMLSMPFNSSTPILYYNKDVFEKAGLDRNTPPKTWAEVEEFGKKIMESGAAPCGFTTGWISWVQLENLSAWHNQPIGTLENGFGGLETELTVNGPVQVKHWENLKKWQDSGLFQYGGPTGGADAPPKFYAQECAIYMNSSASRAGVVANAKDFEVGYGMLPYYDDVEGAPQNSIIGGATLWVLQGRDDAEYKGVADFFSYLSSPEVQADWHQFSGYLPITQAAWDLSKEQGFYEANPGADVSIQQITLNEPTENSKGLRFGNYVQIRTVIDEEFQALLSGQKDAQGALDDLVARGNVLIREFEAANK encoded by the coding sequence ATGATCCGCACCGTGACCGTTTCCAGCCTCGCGCTGATGGCCAGCCTGTCGGCTGCCGAGGCCCGCACCGAACTCCAGTGGTGGCACGCTATGGGCGGCGAACTGGGCGCCAAGCTGGAAGAGATCGTCGCCGGCTACAATGCCAGCCAGGACGAGTACACCGTGATCCCGTCCTTCAAGGGCACCTACCCGGAAACGATGACCGCGGCGATTGCCGCCTTCCGCGCCAAGGAACAGCCGGCCATCGTGCAGGTGTTCGAGGTCGGCACCGGCACGATGATGGCCGCCAAGGGCGCCGTCTATCCAGTCTATCAGCTGATGGCGGACATGGGCGAGCCCTTCGACCCCTCGGCCTTCCTGTCCTCGGTGGTGGGCTATTACACCGATACCGAAGGCAACATGCTGTCGATGCCGTTCAACTCGTCGACGCCGATCCTCTACTACAACAAGGACGTGTTCGAGAAGGCCGGGCTGGACCGCAACACCCCGCCGAAAACCTGGGCCGAGGTCGAAGAGTTCGGCAAGAAGATCATGGAGTCGGGCGCGGCGCCCTGCGGCTTCACCACCGGCTGGATCAGCTGGGTGCAGCTGGAAAACCTGTCGGCCTGGCACAACCAGCCGATCGGCACGCTGGAGAACGGCTTTGGCGGTCTGGAGACCGAGCTGACCGTGAACGGCCCGGTGCAGGTGAAGCACTGGGAGAACCTGAAGAAGTGGCAGGACTCGGGCCTGTTCCAGTATGGCGGGCCGACCGGCGGCGCCGATGCTCCGCCGAAATTCTACGCCCAGGAATGCGCGATCTACATGAACTCCTCGGCCAGCCGCGCCGGCGTGGTGGCCAATGCCAAGGATTTCGAGGTCGGCTACGGGATGCTGCCCTATTATGACGACGTGGAAGGCGCGCCGCAGAACTCGATCATCGGCGGGGCGACGCTCTGGGTGCTTCAGGGCCGCGACGATGCCGAGTACAAGGGCGTGGCCGACTTCTTCAGCTACCTCTCCTCGCCCGAAGTGCAGGCCGACTGGCACCAGTTCTCTGGCTATCTGCCGATCACGCAGGCGGCCTGGGATCTGTCGAAGGAGCAGGGCTTCTATGAGGCCAACCCGGGCGCCGATGTGTCGATCCAGCAGATCACGCTGAACGAGCCGACCGAGAACTCCAAGGGCCTGCGCTTCGGCAACTATGTCCAGATCCGCACGGTCATCGACGAAGAGTTCCAGGCGCTGCTGTCGGGCCAGAAGGATGCGCAGGGCGCGCTGGATGACCTGGTGGCGCGCGGCAACGTGCTGATCCGCGAGTTTGAAGCGGCGAACAAGTAA
- the ugpA gene encoding sn-glycerol-3-phosphate ABC transporter permease UgpA — protein sequence MKRTIFGNQWLPWLLLAPQLAVTLVFFLWPAGQAVRQSFLREDAFGLKTTFVGLQNYVALLHDPQYLNAMQVTAVFSISVAVLSLGLALLLALAVDRMLRSARLYTTLLVWPYAVAPVVAGIMWWFIFNPTIGIMPYVLRQMGYNWNHGLNGNDAMVLVVVAASWKQVSYNFLFFVAGLQAIPASLREAAAIDGAGPVKRFFTITLPLLSPTTFFLLVVTITYTLFDTFPVIHATTEGGPAQSTNILVYKVFNDGFIGLNLGSSAAQSVILMALVIGLTVIQFRWIERRVEY from the coding sequence ATGAAGCGCACGATCTTCGGCAATCAGTGGCTGCCCTGGCTGCTGCTGGCCCCGCAGCTGGCGGTGACGCTGGTGTTCTTCCTGTGGCCCGCCGGGCAGGCGGTGCGGCAGAGCTTCCTGCGCGAGGATGCCTTTGGCCTGAAGACGACCTTTGTCGGATTGCAGAACTACGTGGCGCTGCTGCACGATCCGCAATACCTGAACGCGATGCAGGTGACGGCGGTGTTTTCCATCTCGGTCGCGGTGCTGTCGCTGGGGCTGGCGCTGCTGCTGGCGCTGGCGGTGGACCGGATGCTGCGTTCGGCGCGGCTCTATACCACGCTGCTGGTCTGGCCCTATGCGGTGGCGCCGGTGGTGGCGGGGATCATGTGGTGGTTCATCTTCAACCCGACCATCGGCATCATGCCCTATGTGCTGCGGCAGATGGGGTACAACTGGAACCACGGGCTGAACGGCAATGACGCGATGGTGCTGGTGGTGGTCGCGGCAAGCTGGAAGCAGGTCAGCTACAACTTCCTGTTCTTCGTGGCGGGGCTGCAGGCGATCCCGGCCAGCCTGCGCGAGGCGGCGGCCATCGACGGGGCGGGGCCGGTGAAGCGGTTCTTCACCATCACCCTGCCGCTGCTGTCGCCCACGACCTTCTTCCTGCTGGTGGTGACGATCACCTACACGCTGTTCGACACCTTTCCGGTGATCCATGCCACGACCGAGGGCGGGCCGGCGCAATCGACCAATATCCTTGTCTACAAGGTGTTCAATGACGGGTTCATCGGACTGAACCTTGGCTCTTCGGCCGCGCAGTCGGTGATCCTGATGGCGCTCGTGATTGGGCTGACGGTGATCCAGTTCCGCTGGATCGAGCGGCGGGTGGAGTACTGA
- the ugpE gene encoding sn-glycerol-3-phosphate ABC transporter permease UgpE — MVENRPILTLLAHLVLILGVLTVAFPVWLAFVASTHEATAFTSGVIPLWPGTHGADTYATMLGQGMSTSGAPPLLRMMANSLVMALIIACGKIAISVTSAFAIVYFRFPFRNLAFWLIFITLMLPVEVRIVPTFKVVADLGLLNSYAGLTVPLIASATATFLFRQVFLTIPDELMEAARIDGAGPMKFFRDMLIPLSRTNIAALFVILFIYGWNQYLWPLLVTTDARFYTVVAGIKRMADVADAIPQWNFVMAAVMLAMLPPVAVVVFMQRLFVKGLVETEK; from the coding sequence ATGGTGGAAAACCGCCCGATCCTGACCCTGCTGGCGCATCTGGTGCTGATCCTGGGGGTGCTGACCGTGGCCTTCCCGGTGTGGCTGGCCTTCGTTGCCTCGACCCATGAGGCGACGGCCTTCACCTCGGGGGTGATCCCGCTCTGGCCCGGCACGCATGGGGCGGATACCTATGCCACGATGCTGGGGCAGGGGATGTCCACCTCGGGGGCGCCGCCGCTGCTGCGGATGATGGCGAACTCGCTGGTGATGGCGCTTATCATCGCCTGCGGCAAGATCGCCATTTCCGTCACCTCGGCCTTTGCCATCGTCTATTTCCGCTTTCCGTTCCGCAACCTGGCGTTCTGGCTGATCTTCATCACGCTGATGCTGCCGGTCGAGGTGCGGATCGTGCCGACCTTCAAGGTGGTGGCGGATCTGGGGCTGCTGAACAGCTATGCCGGGCTGACGGTGCCGCTGATCGCCTCGGCCACGGCGACCTTCCTGTTCCGGCAGGTGTTCCTGACCATCCCCGACGAGTTGATGGAGGCGGCGCGGATCGACGGCGCCGGGCCGATGAAGTTCTTCCGCGACATGCTGATCCCGCTGTCGCGCACCAATATCGCGGCGCTGTTCGTCATCCTCTTCATCTATGGCTGGAACCAGTATCTGTGGCCGCTGCTGGTGACGACGGATGCCAGGTTCTACACCGTTGTCGCCGGGATCAAGCGCATGGCCGATGTGGCCGACGCGATCCCGCAATGGAATTTCGTGATGGCCGCGGTGATGCTTGCCATGCTGCCGCCGGTGGCGGTGGTGGTGTTCATGCAGCGGCTGTTCGTCAAGGGTCTGGTCGAGACCGAGAAATAA
- a CDS encoding sn-glycerol-3-phosphate import ATP-binding protein UgpC, with product MAGITLTGVGKVYAGDTRAVGGVDITIADGEFLVLVGPSGCGKSTLLRMIAGLETISEGEVRIGDRVVNDVEPAERDIAMVFQNYALYPHMTVRQNLAYGLKNRRTPADEIARRVDEAAQLLQIGPYLDRKPRALSGGQRQRVAMGRAIVREPAVFLFDEPLSNLDAKLRVQMRGEIKQLQARLGTTSVYVTHDQLEAMTLAHRLVVLNGGKVEQIGAPLQLYHRPASAFVAGFIGSPAMNLLDGKLSAGQLRVAGALLSLGAEVSGPVMVGLRPEDLRRVPAGTPGALDMRVAYVEELGAQRLVHGHAEGQPLCAALPAGSALADHISLAPAQGALHIFDIASGRRIEALQAARVDA from the coding sequence ATGGCAGGCATCACGCTGACCGGCGTCGGCAAGGTCTATGCGGGCGATACGCGGGCGGTGGGCGGCGTCGATATCACCATCGCGGATGGCGAGTTCCTGGTGCTGGTCGGGCCCTCGGGCTGCGGCAAGTCCACGCTGCTGCGGATGATCGCCGGGCTGGAGACGATCAGCGAGGGCGAGGTGCGGATCGGCGACCGGGTGGTGAATGACGTGGAACCGGCCGAGCGCGACATTGCGATGGTGTTCCAGAACTACGCGCTCTACCCGCATATGACCGTGCGCCAGAACTTGGCCTATGGGTTGAAGAACCGCCGCACTCCGGCGGACGAGATCGCCCGGCGGGTGGACGAGGCGGCGCAGCTGCTGCAGATCGGCCCCTATCTTGACCGTAAGCCGCGCGCCCTGTCGGGCGGGCAGCGTCAGCGGGTGGCGATGGGCCGGGCCATCGTGCGCGAGCCGGCGGTGTTCCTGTTCGACGAGCCGCTGTCGAACCTCGATGCCAAGCTCAGGGTGCAGATGCGCGGCGAGATCAAGCAGCTGCAGGCGCGGCTGGGGACCACCTCGGTCTATGTGACGCATGACCAGCTGGAGGCGATGACGCTGGCGCACCGGCTGGTGGTGCTGAACGGCGGCAAGGTGGAGCAGATCGGTGCACCGCTGCAGCTCTATCACCGCCCGGCCTCGGCCTTCGTGGCGGGCTTCATCGGCTCGCCGGCGATGAACCTGCTGGATGGAAAGCTGTCGGCGGGGCAGCTTCGGGTGGCGGGCGCGCTGCTATCGCTTGGGGCCGAGGTGTCGGGGCCGGTGATGGTGGGCCTGCGGCCCGAAGACCTGCGCCGGGTGCCGGCGGGGACACCCGGCGCGCTGGACATGCGCGTCGCCTATGTCGAGGAACTGGGCGCGCAGCGGCTGGTGCATGGCCATGCCGAGGGTCAGCCGCTTTGCGCGGCGCTGCCGGCGGGATCGGCCCTGGCAGATCATATCTCGCTCGCCCCGGCCCAGGGTGCGCTGCACATCTTCGACATCGCCAGCGGGCGGCGGATCGAGGCGCTGCAGGCCGCGCGGGTGGATGCCTGA
- a CDS encoding DUF1513 domain-containing protein gives MTTRRGFLASLLAASTVPKLGWAAAGDPAFLAAARDANGSFALYGVGADGADRFRIPLPDRGHAGAVHPAEPLAVAFARRPGTFAVVLDCVTGETLARLQSPEGRHFMGHGSFSPDGALLYTAENDFVTTRGKIGLWSRADGWRRIGELESHGIGPHDVQFLPGGQVMAVANGGIETNPAKGREKLNLPVMRPNLSYLSLEGELLEQVELPADWHRNSIRHLAIGPDGMVAFAMQWEDEPETAPPLLGLHRMGQEPVLAYAGEAEHRLMKGYVGSVAISRDGTQVAVSCPRGGRVVVFDTSGALLQVVPRADVCGLAPMGAGFVLTDGVGGLLHLEGGQLTPLGARARAWDNHAVALRA, from the coding sequence ATGACCACCCGCCGCGGATTTCTGGCCAGCCTGCTGGCCGCCTCCACCGTCCCGAAACTTGGCTGGGCCGCCGCCGGGGACCCCGCCTTCCTTGCCGCCGCGCGCGATGCGAATGGCAGTTTCGCACTTTACGGCGTGGGCGCCGATGGCGCCGACCGCTTCCGGATCCCGCTGCCCGACCGCGGCCATGCCGGCGCCGTGCATCCGGCCGAGCCGCTGGCCGTCGCCTTCGCCCGCCGCCCCGGCACCTTCGCCGTGGTGCTCGATTGCGTGACCGGCGAGACGCTGGCCCGGCTGCAAAGCCCCGAGGGCCGGCACTTCATGGGCCACGGCTCGTTCTCGCCCGATGGCGCGCTACTCTACACCGCCGAGAACGATTTCGTCACCACCCGCGGCAAGATCGGCCTGTGGTCACGCGCCGATGGCTGGCGGCGGATCGGCGAACTGGAAAGCCACGGCATCGGCCCCCATGACGTGCAGTTCCTGCCGGGCGGGCAGGTGATGGCCGTGGCGAATGGCGGGATCGAGACCAACCCCGCCAAGGGCCGCGAGAAGCTGAACCTGCCGGTGATGCGCCCGAACCTGTCCTATCTCAGCCTTGAGGGGGAGCTGCTGGAGCAGGTGGAGCTTCCCGCCGACTGGCACCGCAACTCCATCCGCCACCTGGCGATCGGCCCGGACGGCATGGTCGCCTTTGCGATGCAATGGGAGGATGAGCCCGAAACCGCGCCGCCGCTTCTGGGCCTGCACCGGATGGGGCAGGAGCCGGTTCTGGCGTATGCCGGTGAGGCGGAGCACCGGCTGATGAAAGGCTATGTCGGCAGCGTGGCGATCAGCCGCGATGGCACGCAGGTTGCGGTCTCCTGTCCGCGCGGCGGGAGGGTGGTGGTGTTCGACACCTCAGGCGCGCTGCTGCAGGTGGTGCCCCGCGCCGATGTCTGCGGCCTCGCGCCGATGGGCGCGGGCTTCGTGCTGACCGATGGCGTCGGCGGGTTGCTGCATCTGGAAGGCGGGCAGCTGACCCCGCTTGGCGCAAGGGCGCGGGCCTGGGACAATCACGCGGTGGCGCTGCGCGCCTGA
- a CDS encoding imelysin family protein — translation MDRVVTGTILPRFAAFAQAAAALDTAAADDCLATSPELRAAWNAAFDAWIPASSFRIGPLEQGGRGLAVAFWPDPKDSTGRALQALLAGDGTTLASGEAYAEVSVAARGLHALEAMLYDPALGSYTGTDPGCALTRAAAADLAALAAAVEADWRTGFAPLLQTAGAPATPASCRSTRRARRSSPSLSPSLASMPRSVSAARLAASPAPPAARRKPGFGAVPAQRHPVAGRQPRPGRGAERRRHRIPVRVFRLCPRRRREAGRSGLCRRRYPWRPPAGAGAENRHRARA, via the coding sequence GTGGACCGCGTCGTCACCGGCACCATCTTGCCGCGCTTCGCCGCCTTCGCGCAGGCCGCCGCCGCGCTGGACACGGCCGCCGCCGATGATTGTCTTGCCACGTCGCCGGAGCTGCGCGCCGCCTGGAACGCCGCCTTCGACGCCTGGATCCCCGCCTCCAGCTTCCGCATCGGCCCGCTGGAGCAGGGCGGGCGCGGCCTTGCCGTTGCCTTCTGGCCCGACCCGAAGGATTCCACCGGCCGTGCCCTGCAGGCGCTGCTGGCGGGGGATGGCACCACGCTGGCCTCGGGCGAGGCCTATGCCGAAGTTTCCGTCGCCGCCCGCGGCCTGCACGCGCTGGAGGCGATGCTCTACGATCCCGCCCTTGGCAGCTACACCGGGACAGACCCCGGCTGCGCCCTCACCCGCGCCGCCGCGGCCGACCTTGCCGCGCTGGCGGCCGCGGTCGAGGCCGACTGGCGCACCGGCTTCGCCCCGCTGCTGCAGACCGCCGGCGCCCCGGCAACACCCGCTTCCTGTCGCAGCACGAGGCGCGCCAGGCGATCTTCACCCAGCTTGTCACCCAGCTTGGCTTCGATGCCGAGGTCCGTCTCGGCCGCCCGCTTGGCAGCCTCACCCGCCCCGCCCGCTGCGCGCCGAAAGCCGGGCTTCGGGGCGGTCCCTGCACAACGTCACCCTGTCGCTGGCCGCCAACCGCGCCCTGGCCGAGGCGCTGAGCGACGGCGGCACCGAATACCTGTTCGAGTATTTCGACTATGCCCAAGGCGTCGCCGCGAAGCTGGACGATCCGGTCTTTGCCGGCGTCGATACCCCTGGCGGCCGCCTGCGGGTGCAGGAGCTGAAAACCGCCATCGAGCGCGTGCATGA
- a CDS encoding di-heme oxidoredictase family protein, which produces MRPARFSVIFPLAALAAAVLVMPALALEELPRSEAEAERIAAVLAPPTDFTAPEPFEALPGGTGTARGDAARGRGAFAAPLPGMAPGRELDFHLGSALFGKLWVTAPSATRASDGLGPLFNARSCLNCHPGNGRGQPRAASDRGASGMVLRLSVAGELPADLAAIEGYLATLPHPDLGEQLQDFALAGHAPEGQLGIRYTEIPVALAGGESASLRQPVYSVDPALPPGTLTSPRIAPPMIGLGLLEAIPAADILAAADPGDADGNGISGRANTVWSRELGAPAPGRFGWKAGHATMADQVASAFAIDIGISNPLYPGGWGDCTAAQTACREAPHGEDAAAREGLELDSIGLALTTHFAAALAVPERRDIDDPQVLRGKEMFHTAGCTACHTPKHVTARLPDDPARSFQLIWPHTDLLLHDMGEGLADHRPEASATGTEWRTPPLWGIGLTAAVSGHTLYLHDGRARSLLEAILWHGGEAQPARDIVAGMPPADRAALIRFLESL; this is translated from the coding sequence ATGCGCCCAGCCCGGTTCTCAGTGATCTTCCCGCTTGCCGCCCTCGCAGCGGCCGTGCTGGTCATGCCTGCACTGGCGCTGGAAGAGCTGCCGCGCAGCGAGGCGGAGGCGGAGCGGATCGCCGCCGTGCTGGCCCCGCCCACGGATTTCACCGCGCCCGAACCCTTCGAGGCCCTGCCCGGCGGCACCGGCACCGCGCGGGGCGATGCCGCCCGCGGGCGCGGGGCCTTTGCCGCGCCGCTGCCGGGGATGGCGCCCGGGCGCGAGCTGGATTTCCACCTTGGCTCCGCCCTCTTCGGCAAGCTCTGGGTCACCGCGCCCTCGGCCACCCGCGCCTCGGACGGGCTCGGCCCGCTGTTCAACGCCCGCTCCTGCCTGAACTGCCATCCCGGCAATGGCCGCGGCCAGCCGCGCGCGGCCAGCGACCGCGGCGCCAGCGGCATGGTGCTGCGCCTGTCGGTGGCCGGGGAGCTGCCAGCCGATCTTGCCGCCATCGAGGGCTATCTGGCAACGCTGCCGCACCCGGACCTTGGCGAGCAGTTGCAGGACTTCGCCCTGGCCGGCCATGCCCCCGAAGGCCAGCTTGGCATCCGCTACACCGAGATCCCGGTGGCCCTGGCCGGCGGCGAGAGCGCCAGCCTGCGCCAGCCGGTCTACAGCGTCGACCCCGCCCTGCCGCCCGGCACCCTGACCAGCCCGCGCATTGCGCCGCCGATGATCGGGCTGGGGCTGCTGGAGGCGATCCCGGCGGCCGACATCCTTGCCGCCGCCGATCCCGGGGATGCCGATGGCAACGGCATCTCGGGCCGCGCCAATACCGTCTGGTCGCGCGAACTGGGGGCGCCAGCGCCTGGCCGCTTCGGCTGGAAGGCCGGCCATGCGACAATGGCCGATCAGGTTGCCAGCGCCTTTGCCATCGACATCGGTATCTCCAACCCGCTCTATCCCGGCGGCTGGGGCGATTGCACGGCGGCGCAGACGGCCTGCCGGGAGGCGCCGCATGGCGAGGATGCCGCCGCACGCGAGGGGCTGGAGCTGGACAGCATCGGCCTTGCGCTGACCACCCATTTCGCCGCCGCACTGGCGGTGCCCGAACGGCGGGATATCGACGATCCGCAGGTGCTGCGCGGGAAAGAGATGTTCCACACCGCCGGCTGCACCGCCTGCCACACGCCCAAACATGTCACCGCCCGCCTGCCGGACGATCCCGCCCGCAGCTTTCAGCTGATCTGGCCGCATACCGACCTGCTGCTGCATGACATGGGCGAGGGGCTGGCCGATCACCGGCCCGAGGCCTCCGCCACGGGAACCGAATGGCGCACGCCGCCGCTTTGGGGCATCGGCTTGACGGCGGCGGTCTCGGGGCACACGCTCTATCTGCACGATGGCCGCGCCCGCTCGCTGCTGGAGGCGATCCTCTGGCATGGCGGCGAGGCGCAGCCGGCGCGCGACATCGTGGCCGGGATGCCGCCTGCGGACCGTGCCGCCCTGATCCGGTTTCTGGAGAGCCTATGA
- the bfr gene encoding bacterioferritin, whose amino-acid sequence MKGDPKVIEYLNAALRSELTAVSQYWLHYRLQEDWGFGRLADKNRAESIEEMHHADKLITRIIFLEGHPNLQKLDPLRIGQTLLETLQCDLAAEHGARTLYIEAREHCESVKDYTTKALFEELIADEEGHIDFLETQIGLYEKLGEERYGLLNAKPADQAE is encoded by the coding sequence ATGAAGGGCGACCCCAAGGTCATCGAGTATCTCAACGCCGCTCTGCGCTCTGAACTGACGGCGGTCAGCCAGTACTGGCTGCATTACCGCCTGCAGGAGGACTGGGGCTTTGGCCGCCTGGCCGACAAGAACCGCGCCGAGAGCATCGAGGAGATGCACCACGCCGACAAGCTGATTACCCGCATCATCTTTCTCGAAGGCCACCCGAATCTGCAGAAGCTCGACCCGCTGCGCATCGGGCAGACCCTGCTGGAGACGCTGCAATGCGATCTGGCCGCCGAGCATGGGGCCCGCACGCTCTATATCGAGGCGCGCGAGCATTGCGAGAGCGTCAAGGACTACACCACCAAGGCGCTGTTCGAGGAACTGATCGCCGATGAGGAAGGCCATATCGACTTCCTCGAGACCCAGATCGGGCTTTACGAGAAGCTGGGGGAAGAGCGCTATGGGCTGCTGAACGCCAAGCCGGCCGATCAGGCCGAATGA
- a CDS encoding (2Fe-2S)-binding protein, translated as MIVCHCQSIADNDIRAAVDWMRASDPDTIITPGKIYHALGKRADCGGCMPLFLATMRGCDNLEVPTNLRGLRRVAGKDQTNEGRPQGHRVSQRRSAL; from the coding sequence ATGATCGTCTGTCATTGCCAGTCCATCGCCGACAACGATATCCGCGCCGCCGTGGACTGGATGCGCGCGTCTGACCCCGACACCATCATCACGCCCGGCAAAATCTACCACGCCCTGGGAAAACGTGCCGATTGCGGCGGCTGCATGCCGCTTTTCCTTGCCACCATGCGCGGTTGCGACAATCTTGAGGTGCCAACCAACTTGCGCGGCCTGCGCCGCGTGGCAGGAAAGGACCAAACGAATGAAGGGCGACCCCAAGGTCATCGAGTATCTCAACGCCGCTCTGCGCTCTGA
- a CDS encoding imelysin family protein — protein sequence MNTRLFALALASTALVGLPALAADKAAVLETYADIAAAGYEDSLVTARALQQAVAALIAAPSEETLAAAKTAWLASRVPYQQTEVYRFGNAIVDDWEGKVNAWPLDEGLIDYVDTSYGEASDENEYRILNVIANPSFELSGAPVDASEITPELIAETLHEADENEANVASGYHAIEFLLWGQDLNGTGPGAGNRPYSDYIQGEGCTGGNCDRRAAYLSAATELLVSDLEYMAAAWAEGGEGRAAVLADENAGITAMLTGMGSLSYGEQAGERMKLGLMLNDPEEEHDCFSDNTHNSHYYDGLGIRNVYLGSYTRIDGSTVSGPSLSALVAAADPAVDAELKTDLDATVAALDELVKAAEGGMAYDMMLAPGNAEGEALITAAVGGLVKQTQAIERAVTALGVSGITFEGSDSLDNPSAVFQ from the coding sequence ATGAACACCCGGCTTTTCGCCCTTGCCCTTGCCAGCACCGCCCTTGTCGGCCTGCCAGCCCTTGCCGCCGACAAGGCCGCGGTGCTGGAAACCTATGCCGATATCGCCGCCGCCGGCTATGAAGACAGCCTTGTCACCGCCAGGGCGCTGCAGCAGGCCGTCGCCGCCCTGATCGCCGCCCCGTCCGAAGAGACGCTGGCCGCCGCGAAAACCGCCTGGCTGGCCTCGCGGGTGCCCTACCAGCAGACCGAGGTCTACCGCTTCGGCAACGCGATCGTCGATGACTGGGAAGGCAAGGTCAACGCCTGGCCGCTGGACGAGGGGCTGATCGACTATGTCGACACCTCCTATGGCGAGGCCAGCGATGAAAACGAATACCGCATCCTCAACGTCATCGCCAACCCGAGCTTCGAGCTGTCGGGTGCGCCGGTGGATGCCTCCGAGATCACGCCCGAGCTGATCGCCGAGACCCTGCACGAGGCCGACGAGAACGAGGCCAACGTCGCCTCGGGCTATCACGCCATCGAATTCCTGCTCTGGGGCCAGGACCTGAACGGCACCGGGCCCGGCGCCGGCAACCGCCCCTATAGCGACTACATCCAGGGCGAGGGCTGCACGGGCGGCAATTGCGACCGCCGCGCCGCCTATCTGAGCGCCGCGACCGAGCTGCTGGTGTCGGACCTCGAATACATGGCCGCGGCCTGGGCGGAAGGCGGCGAAGGCCGCGCTGCGGTGCTGGCCGACGAGAATGCCGGGATCACGGCCATGCTCACCGGCATGGGCAGCCTCTCCTATGGCGAACAGGCGGGCGAGCGCATGAAGCTGGGCCTGATGCTGAACGACCCGGAAGAAGAGCATGACTGCTTCTCCGACAACACCCACAACAGCCATTACTATGACGGGCTTGGCATCCGGAACGTCTATCTGGGCAGCTACACCCGCATCGACGGCAGCACCGTCAGCGGGCCTTCGCTGTCGGCACTCGTCGCCGCCGCCGATCCGGCCGTGGATGCCGAACTGAAGACCGATCTCGACGCGACCGTCGCCGCGCTGGACGAACTGGTCAAGGCGGCCGAGGGCGGCATGGCCTATGACATGATGCTGGCCCCTGGCAATGCCGAGGGCGAGGCGCTCATCACCGCCGCCGTCGGCGGCCTGGTCAAGCAGACCCAGGCGATCGAGCGGGCCGTGACCGCGCTTGGCGTGTCGGGCATCACCTTCGAGGGCTCGGACAGCCTCGATAACCCCAGCGCCGTGTTCCAGTAA
- the hemP gene encoding hemin uptake protein HemP gives MNATLSHTFSLQDALPVHEATRLTEGGAQARIVLNGQIYTLRITKAGKLILTK, from the coding sequence ATGAACGCCACGTTGTCCCATACGTTTTCCCTCCAAGACGCCCTGCCCGTGCATGAGGCGACCCGCCTGACCGAGGGCGGCGCGCAGGCGCGCATCGTGCTCAACGGCCAGATCTACACGCTGCGCATCACCAAGGCCGGCAAGCTGATCCTGACCAAGTGA
- a CDS encoding GbsR/MarR family transcriptional regulator translates to MPDEGTRALFAALGESLGLSRPAALCFAAIWRAAPAPCADDLVLRAGISRSNVSTALKELRSWGLVAIARIPGDRREYFVAPSDPWALIRQVLAERQRRALAPALDRLRDLQAAGASAALTDLADTLQAVADWQERLAQLDPADLAALVTGAATPEAGEHRKKKKKSRKS, encoded by the coding sequence ATGCCGGACGAAGGAACAAGGGCGCTCTTTGCCGCACTGGGCGAAAGCCTTGGCCTGTCGCGCCCGGCCGCGCTGTGCTTCGCCGCAATCTGGCGGGCGGCACCGGCGCCCTGCGCCGACGATCTGGTGCTGCGCGCCGGGATTTCCAGGTCCAACGTCTCCACCGCGCTCAAGGAACTGCGCAGCTGGGGTCTTGTCGCCATTGCCCGCATCCCCGGCGACCGGCGCGAGTATTTCGTCGCCCCGTCCGATCCCTGGGCCCTGATCCGGCAGGTTCTGGCCGAACGCCAGCGCCGGGCGCTGGCCCCGGCGCTGGACCGGCTGCGCGACCTGCAGGCAGCGGGCGCAAGCGCCGCGCTCACCGATCTGGCGGATACGCTGCAGGCCGTGGCCGATTGGCAGGAGCGGCTGGCCCAGCTGGACCCCGCCGATCTGGCGGCGCTGGTCACCGGGGCGGCGACGCCCGAGGCCGGCGAGCACAGGAAAAAGAAGAAAAAGTCCCGCAAGTCCTGA